A genomic window from Candidatus Kouleothrix ribensis includes:
- a CDS encoding GAF domain-containing sensor histidine kinase, whose amino-acid sequence MKSTHTIPAVRWHSWRLLQGVVAYFAAPIRSDLVVSHNINPLFFQVREQILTVLLRSGTALGSGLLAISIPAMLARGQLRIALVNSTLLLIAWGAAIVRQLDYRIRSRVMLLVVYSAGVIELSFYGYTSLSHFYLIAFSLFTPLFISFNSWVGTGALALSTATLALAGWLIHSGAFVPLANPRYSLSSVAVIANCSIFGLVLICNHIGLMALLRHVQALWQHERDARLRLEQCVAERTAELEHTHAAVAAASRRETEQKEYLAALHQATFDLLNHRDMVDLLQVIVERAALILNAPYISLALADAGELVVRALTPGQARHMGQCLPRSSSASIWQAYDTRQPAIDAYTHARELGGQHYDYPAPYPAADIPIVIEQRCLGVLSLGRAQGYQQFTDDDIQKALMFAQLVALVLDNANLYATALREIAERGQTEQTLKSYARELQEQNVELSAFAHTVAHDLKNPLTSLIGYSDLLESSYAQLGQAEIEDFLHNIGRMGRKMTRITDDLLMLASVRAQSSVPVSTLNMEEIILDTELQLQAMITSARATLILPEHWPAAQGYAPWVEAVWTNYISNAVKYGGDPPQVTLGASPTADGMICFWAHDNGPGLGEGERAQLFVPFRRLHTHRVEGHGLGLSIVQRIINTLGGTVGVESTPGQGSRFYFTLPAAPAERP is encoded by the coding sequence ATGAAATCGACCCATACCATCCCAGCAGTGCGCTGGCATAGTTGGCGCTTACTCCAGGGAGTTGTGGCCTACTTTGCCGCGCCGATCCGCAGCGATCTCGTGGTGTCGCATAACATCAACCCGCTCTTCTTCCAGGTGCGCGAGCAGATTCTGACCGTGCTCCTGCGATCCGGCACAGCGCTAGGCAGCGGCCTACTGGCGATCAGTATACCGGCTATGCTGGCGCGCGGCCAGTTGCGGATCGCGCTAGTCAATAGCACGCTGCTGCTGATCGCCTGGGGTGCCGCGATCGTCCGACAGCTCGATTATCGCATCCGCAGCAGGGTCATGCTGCTGGTCGTGTATAGCGCGGGGGTGATCGAGCTCAGCTTCTATGGCTACACCAGCCTGAGCCACTTCTATCTGATCGCGTTTTCCCTGTTCACGCCGCTGTTCATCAGCTTCAATTCGTGGGTCGGCACTGGCGCGTTAGCACTCAGCACCGCCACGCTGGCGCTGGCTGGCTGGCTGATCCACAGCGGGGCGTTCGTGCCGCTGGCGAACCCGCGCTACAGCCTGAGCAGCGTGGCGGTGATCGCGAACTGCTCGATCTTCGGGCTGGTACTCATATGCAACCATATTGGCCTTATGGCCTTGCTGCGCCATGTGCAGGCCTTATGGCAGCACGAGCGCGATGCGCGCCTGCGGCTCGAACAGTGCGTCGCCGAGCGCACCGCCGAGCTGGAACATACCCATGCGGCCGTAGCTGCGGCCAGCCGCCGCGAGACCGAGCAGAAGGAGTATCTGGCGGCACTACACCAGGCCACCTTCGATCTGCTGAATCATCGCGACATGGTCGATCTGCTCCAGGTGATCGTCGAGCGGGCGGCCCTGATCCTCAATGCGCCGTATATCAGCCTGGCGCTGGCCGACGCGGGCGAGCTAGTGGTGCGGGCGCTCACGCCTGGGCAGGCCCGGCACATGGGCCAGTGCCTGCCGCGCAGCAGTAGCGCGAGCATCTGGCAGGCCTACGATACGCGCCAGCCGGCCATCGACGCCTACACGCACGCACGCGAGCTTGGCGGCCAGCACTACGATTACCCGGCACCATACCCGGCCGCCGACATTCCAATTGTGATCGAGCAGCGCTGCCTGGGGGTGCTCTCGCTGGGGCGCGCGCAGGGCTACCAACAGTTCACCGACGACGACATCCAGAAGGCGCTGATGTTCGCGCAGCTGGTGGCCCTGGTGCTCGACAACGCCAACCTATATGCCACGGCCCTGCGCGAGATCGCCGAGCGCGGCCAGACCGAGCAGACGCTCAAGAGCTATGCCAGGGAGCTGCAAGAGCAAAATGTCGAGCTCAGCGCGTTCGCCCATACGGTCGCGCACGATCTCAAGAATCCGCTCACCAGCCTGATCGGCTACAGCGACCTGCTCGAGAGCAGCTATGCGCAGCTGGGCCAGGCCGAGATCGAGGATTTCCTGCACAATATTGGCCGAATGGGCCGCAAGATGACCCGCATCACCGACGATCTGCTCATGCTGGCGAGTGTGCGCGCTCAGAGCAGTGTGCCGGTGAGCACGCTCAATATGGAAGAGATTATTCTCGACACCGAGCTACAGCTGCAGGCCATGATTACCAGTGCGCGGGCTACCCTGATACTACCGGAGCACTGGCCAGCCGCACAAGGCTACGCACCATGGGTCGAGGCCGTCTGGACGAATTATATCAGTAATGCGGTCAAGTACGGCGGCGACCCGCCACAGGTGACGCTGGGCGCCAGCCCAACCGCAGACGGCATGATCTGCTTCTGGGCGCACGACAACGGCCCCGGCCTTGGCGAAGGCGAGCGCGCCCAGCTGTTCGTACCATTCCGGCGGCTGCACACCCATCGCGTCGAGGGCCACGGGTTGGGGCTTTCGATCGTCCAGCGCATCATCAATACACTGGGCGGCACGGTTGGAGTCGAAAGCACGCCCGGCCAGGGCAGCCGGTTCTACTTTACGTTGCCGGCCGCGCCTGCCGAGCGCCCTTGA
- a CDS encoding YccF domain-containing protein produces the protein MHAQPVVITRNDGANLLIRALYFVLIGWWLSAIWAGVAWVLSITVVGLPLGLYMLNRLPQVVTLKPQRTNVMITPGGQVVYARERQLPFVLRALYFVLIGWWFSALWIAAAWALHASIIGMLIGFWMFDRVPAIITLARQ, from the coding sequence ATGCACGCACAGCCAGTTGTCATAACGCGAAACGATGGTGCGAATCTGCTTATTCGCGCGCTATACTTTGTGCTGATCGGCTGGTGGCTCAGCGCCATCTGGGCGGGTGTGGCCTGGGTGCTCAGCATCACGGTGGTGGGCTTGCCGCTCGGCCTGTATATGCTCAACCGCCTGCCGCAGGTGGTCACGCTCAAACCCCAGCGCACCAATGTGATGATCACGCCGGGTGGCCAGGTGGTTTATGCGCGCGAGCGGCAGCTACCGTTCGTGCTGCGCGCGCTGTACTTTGTGCTGATCGGCTGGTGGTTCAGCGCGCTGTGGATCGCAGCCGCATGGGCCTTGCACGCCTCGATCATCGGGATGCTGATCGGCTTCTGGATGTTCGACCGCGTGCCGGCGATCATTACGCTGGCGCGCCAGTAG
- a CDS encoding glycosyltransferase family 4 protein — MRVLLLSWEYPPHVVGGMGKHIMDLAPALAQQGIEPHIVTPLLRGGLKHEVTADGVHVYRVEPPHMDAYGFVSYVQHTNSLMESAAGVLKNRLGGFDVIHAHDWLVAHVGVALKHAWRRPLVSTIHATERGRQGGYIGTGHAAQVNHIEWWLTYEAWRVIACSYFMADQISSYFGTPPDKIDVVPNGVYVYPDPFDDDAARIDFRRRYAADDEPLVFYVGRIVYEKGLHVLLDSWPQVQEVFPRARLVIAGTGAYLDTLKHRAWAMGIGSIVNFAGFISDEERDKLYHSADVAVFPSLYEPFGIVALEAMAACCPVVVAETGGLPEVVKLHETGLTVHSNDSASLAWGIVHTLQHPEWSRARAANALKVARDVFNWRQIAAETVAVYHRTRDDWSQDSWGK; from the coding sequence ATGCGTGTTTTACTCTTGTCCTGGGAGTATCCGCCGCACGTCGTGGGTGGGATGGGCAAGCATATCATGGATCTGGCGCCGGCGCTGGCTCAGCAAGGTATCGAGCCACATATTGTGACGCCCCTGCTGCGGGGTGGGCTGAAGCACGAGGTTACCGCCGACGGCGTGCATGTGTACCGCGTCGAGCCGCCGCATATGGATGCCTATGGCTTCGTCTCATATGTGCAGCATACGAACAGCCTGATGGAATCTGCGGCGGGCGTATTGAAGAATCGGCTGGGCGGCTTCGACGTGATCCACGCACACGATTGGCTGGTGGCCCACGTTGGGGTGGCGCTCAAACACGCTTGGCGCCGGCCGCTGGTGTCCACGATCCATGCTACCGAGCGGGGCCGCCAGGGTGGCTATATCGGCACCGGGCACGCCGCGCAGGTCAATCATATCGAGTGGTGGCTGACGTACGAGGCATGGCGCGTGATTGCTTGCTCGTACTTCATGGCCGACCAGATCAGCAGCTATTTTGGCACGCCGCCCGATAAGATCGATGTGGTGCCAAATGGCGTATATGTGTACCCCGACCCATTCGACGACGACGCGGCGCGCATCGATTTTCGCCGCCGCTATGCCGCCGACGATGAGCCGCTGGTGTTCTATGTTGGGCGCATTGTGTACGAGAAGGGCCTGCACGTGCTGCTCGATAGCTGGCCACAGGTGCAGGAGGTGTTCCCGCGCGCCCGGCTGGTGATTGCCGGCACTGGGGCCTACCTCGATACGCTCAAGCATCGCGCCTGGGCCATGGGCATCGGCTCGATTGTGAATTTCGCCGGCTTTATCTCCGATGAAGAGCGCGATAAGCTGTATCATAGCGCCGATGTCGCCGTATTCCCCTCGCTATACGAGCCGTTCGGGATCGTGGCACTCGAGGCCATGGCGGCCTGCTGCCCGGTGGTGGTGGCCGAGACCGGCGGCCTGCCTGAGGTGGTCAAGCTCCACGAGACGGGATTGACCGTCCATTCGAACGACTCGGCATCGCTGGCATGGGGCATCGTGCATACCCTGCAGCACCCCGAGTGGTCGCGCGCGCGCGCCGCAAACGCGCTGAAAGTCGCGCGCGATGTGTTCAACTGGCGCCAGATCGCGGCCGAGACGGTGGCGGTGTATCACCGCACGCGCGACGATTGGTCGCAGGATAGCTGGGGCAAGTAG
- a CDS encoding DMT family transporter, translating into MPHNPPAESAGLPHAAGPAHTAPQLMLFGGVLVVASASIMIRSAQQLGMPSAAIAALRLGIAALILLPIMLLRARAELGRLARQDALLGVGAGACLALHFFAWISSLEYTSVASSVALVTSSPLWLGLAAWLMRERLSRLSWAGIGFTMLGSVVIGYSDSSGSGARNALLGDGLALLGAITVAGYFLVGRALQRRLSTLLYIWLVYTSAAMFLVVLALVAAALAPARAGFTSYPATAYLLTLGLALGPQLLGHTALNWSLRHLSPAFVAVATLGEPIGSALLALLFFGQGFVPLQLAGFVVLLVGIALAARGERA; encoded by the coding sequence ATGCCCCACAACCCGCCGGCCGAGAGCGCCGGCCTGCCGCACGCTGCCGGCCCGGCCCACACGGCACCGCAGCTGATGTTATTCGGCGGCGTGCTCGTGGTCGCGTCGGCCTCGATCATGATCCGCAGCGCCCAGCAGCTGGGCATGCCCTCAGCGGCGATTGCGGCGCTGCGGCTGGGCATTGCCGCGCTGATCCTGCTGCCGATCATGCTGTTGCGTGCGCGCGCTGAGCTGGGCAGGCTGGCCCGGCAGGATGCGCTGCTGGGGGTGGGCGCGGGCGCATGCCTGGCGCTACACTTCTTCGCGTGGATCTCGTCGCTCGAGTATACCTCGGTGGCCTCGTCGGTAGCGCTCGTCACCAGCTCGCCGCTGTGGCTCGGCCTGGCGGCCTGGCTCATGCGTGAGCGGCTATCGCGGCTCAGCTGGGCCGGGATCGGCTTCACGATGCTCGGCAGCGTGGTGATCGGCTATAGCGACAGCAGCGGCAGCGGCGCGCGTAATGCGCTGCTGGGCGACGGGCTGGCGCTGCTGGGCGCGATCACGGTGGCGGGGTACTTCCTGGTGGGCCGGGCGCTCCAGCGGCGGCTCTCGACCCTGCTGTATATCTGGCTGGTGTACACGAGTGCGGCGATGTTTCTGGTGGTGTTGGCGCTGGTGGCCGCCGCGCTTGCGCCCGCCCGTGCTGGTTTCACCAGCTACCCGGCCACGGCCTATCTGCTGACGCTCGGGCTGGCGCTTGGGCCGCAGCTGCTGGGCCACACCGCGCTGAACTGGTCGCTGCGGCACCTGTCGCCGGCATTTGTGGCGGTGGCCACGCTGGGCGAGCCGATCGGCTCGGCGCTGCTGGCGCTGCTGTTCTTCGGCCAGGGGTTCGTGCCGCTGCAGCTGGCCGGCTTTGTGGTGTTGCTGGTGGGGATCGCGCTGGCTGCACGTGGCGAGCGCGCTTAG
- a CDS encoding DUF445 domain-containing protein — MQSQLNTTRQAELDRMKLIATGLLAGVAVLFVATLLLERSYAWVGLIRAFAEAAMVGALADWFAVTALFRHPLGLRIPHTAIIPRRKDSIGASIGRFIEDNFLSEEVLVNRLRAQHVLRRAALTLSQGELTSQIARHATTALSSALGLINDTDVQALVERSLIARVESVQPAPLLGRGLAAVLGGRRQPELVYELVRITSRLLDENKAAIRTKIRQETPWWLPRTVDRHVSERLFDTVEAALQAVNADPNHPFHDRFNALLYDFIERLQHDPATIARGEELKAELIANPIVRDFSASLWLDIKAALLAQSSRPDSTLQVTIERAVRQFGELLLNDEALAGKADRLIERVVVYASREYRHQFGQLVAHTVSRWDADATSRKIELQIGRDLQFIRINGTVVGGLAGLVIYCVSLLLK; from the coding sequence ATGCAATCACAACTCAACACAACCCGGCAGGCCGAGCTCGATCGCATGAAGCTGATCGCCACCGGGCTGCTGGCCGGCGTCGCCGTGCTGTTCGTAGCCACGCTGCTGCTCGAGCGCAGCTACGCCTGGGTTGGCCTCATCCGCGCCTTCGCCGAGGCGGCCATGGTCGGCGCGCTAGCCGACTGGTTTGCGGTCACGGCGCTCTTTCGCCACCCGCTCGGCCTGCGCATCCCGCACACCGCGATCATCCCGCGCCGCAAAGACAGTATCGGCGCAAGCATTGGGCGCTTTATCGAAGATAACTTTCTGTCGGAAGAGGTGCTGGTTAATCGGCTGCGCGCGCAGCATGTGCTGCGGCGGGCCGCACTGACGTTGAGCCAGGGCGAGCTGACCAGCCAGATCGCGCGCCACGCCACCACCGCGCTGAGCAGCGCCCTGGGGCTGATCAACGACACCGACGTGCAGGCATTGGTCGAGCGCAGCCTGATCGCGCGGGTCGAGTCGGTGCAGCCCGCCCCGCTGCTTGGGCGTGGGCTGGCGGCCGTGCTGGGCGGCCGGCGCCAGCCCGAGCTGGTGTACGAGCTGGTGCGGATCACCTCGCGCCTGCTCGACGAAAACAAAGCGGCGATTCGCACTAAGATTCGCCAGGAGACGCCCTGGTGGCTGCCACGCACCGTCGACCGGCACGTCTCCGAGCGGCTGTTCGACACAGTCGAGGCGGCGCTGCAGGCTGTGAATGCCGACCCGAACCACCCGTTCCACGATCGCTTCAACGCGCTCCTGTACGACTTCATCGAGCGGCTCCAGCACGACCCAGCCACGATCGCGCGCGGCGAGGAGCTGAAGGCCGAGCTGATCGCCAACCCGATTGTGCGCGACTTCTCGGCGTCGCTCTGGCTCGACATCAAGGCGGCGCTGCTGGCCCAGAGCAGCCGGCCCGACTCGACGCTCCAGGTGACGATCGAGCGTGCCGTGCGCCAGTTCGGCGAGCTGCTGCTGAACGACGAGGCGCTGGCCGGCAAGGCCGATCGCCTGATCGAGCGCGTGGTCGTCTACGCCAGCCGGGAGTACCGCCACCAGTTTGGGCAGCTGGTCGCACATACTGTTAGCCGCTGGGACGCCGACGCAACCTCGCGCAAGATCGAGCTGCAGATCGGCCGCGACCTGCAGTTCATCCGCATCAACGGCACTGTCGTCGGCGGCCTGGCCGGGCTGGTGATATACTGTGTGAGCTTGCTGCTCAAGTGA
- a CDS encoding MmcQ/YjbR family DNA-binding protein — protein sequence MNLSELRAYLLAKPGAAEEYPFGPETLVLKAGGKIFALVAITSTPLSISLKCDPSQAQFLRDAFAAVQPGYHLNKQHWNTVTIDGSIPPEGLQAMIDDSYRLVVAGLSRATRARLG from the coding sequence ATGAATCTAAGCGAACTCCGAGCCTACCTACTCGCCAAGCCTGGTGCGGCCGAGGAGTACCCATTCGGCCCCGAGACGCTGGTACTCAAGGCCGGCGGCAAGATCTTTGCGCTGGTAGCCATCACCAGCACGCCGCTGAGCATTTCGCTCAAGTGCGATCCTAGCCAGGCCCAGTTTCTGCGCGATGCCTTTGCAGCCGTGCAGCCAGGCTACCACCTGAACAAACAGCACTGGAACACGGTCACGATCGACGGCAGCATCCCGCCCGAGGGCCTCCAGGCGATGATCGACGACTCGTACCGGCTGGTGGTGGCCGGGCTGAGCCGCGCCACGCGCGCCCGGCTGGGCTAG
- the rraA gene encoding ribonuclease E activity regulator RraA produces MEIKTADLCDAHAAELHVAEPIFRDYGGAAAFGGPISTVQVYEDNMLVRAALEQPGHGRVLVVDGGGSLRCALVGDLLAGLGVQNGWAGLVVYGCIRDSAEIARLPIGVRALATNPLRSAKRGEGQRDAPVTFAGVTFVPGQHLYADADGIVVAEHALL; encoded by the coding sequence GTGGAGATCAAGACCGCCGACCTGTGCGACGCGCACGCCGCCGAGCTGCATGTCGCCGAGCCGATCTTTCGCGACTACGGCGGCGCCGCGGCGTTCGGCGGGCCGATCAGCACCGTGCAGGTGTACGAGGATAACATGCTGGTGCGCGCCGCGCTCGAGCAGCCTGGCCACGGCCGCGTGCTGGTGGTCGACGGTGGCGGCTCGCTGCGCTGTGCGCTGGTAGGCGATCTACTGGCCGGCCTGGGTGTGCAGAACGGCTGGGCCGGCCTGGTTGTGTACGGCTGCATCCGCGACTCGGCCGAGATTGCGCGGCTGCCGATCGGTGTGAGGGCGCTGGCCACCAACCCGCTGCGCAGCGCCAAGCGCGGCGAAGGCCAGCGCGACGCGCCAGTGACATTTGCCGGCGTCACGTTCGTGCCCGGCCAACACCTCTACGCCGACGCCGACGGCATCGTTGTGGCTGAGCACGCGTTGCTCTAG
- a CDS encoding nucleoside phosphorylase, producing MAEPDRFYHIGFGRADLGAQAPTVALLSGDPDRASLIAREHFQDVRMLSEHRGLNSYVGTLPGGRAILSCTSGMGAPSLSIVVNELVQIGVRQIIRIGTCGSIQQHVLPGSVVISRASLCRQGAANDIAPAEYPAAADPFLTVALARAARELGADYHIGITASVDTFYEGQERSASANPHLLRWLRGITDEYRHLNVLNYEMESGTLFKMAGVYGFAAGCVCGVVAQRTSGEQVVLEQKGVAVANAIAIAVRAAGQGFEL from the coding sequence ATGGCCGAGCCAGATAGGTTCTATCATATTGGGTTTGGGCGCGCCGATCTGGGCGCGCAGGCGCCGACTGTCGCGCTGCTCTCGGGCGACCCCGATCGCGCCAGCTTGATTGCGCGCGAGCACTTTCAGGATGTGCGTATGCTCTCGGAGCATCGCGGGCTGAACAGCTATGTCGGTACCCTGCCCGGTGGCCGGGCCATCCTCTCGTGTACCAGCGGCATGGGCGCGCCGTCGCTGAGTATTGTGGTGAACGAGCTGGTGCAGATCGGCGTGCGCCAGATCATTCGGATCGGCACCTGCGGCTCGATCCAGCAGCATGTGCTGCCGGGCAGCGTGGTGATCAGCCGCGCGTCGCTGTGCCGCCAGGGCGCCGCCAACGATATCGCCCCGGCCGAGTACCCCGCCGCCGCCGACCCGTTTCTGACTGTGGCGCTGGCGCGGGCCGCACGCGAGCTCGGCGCCGACTACCACATCGGTATCACCGCCTCGGTCGATACCTTCTACGAGGGCCAGGAGCGCAGTGCGTCGGCTAACCCGCACCTGCTGCGCTGGCTGCGCGGCATCACCGACGAGTATCGCCACCTGAACGTGCTAAACTACGAGATGGAGTCGGGCACGCTGTTTAAGATGGCCGGCGTGTACGGCTTTGCCGCCGGCTGCGTGTGCGGCGTGGTCGCCCAGCGCACCTCGGGCGAGCAGGTGGTGCTCGAGCAGAAGGGTGTGGCCGTGGCGAATGCGATTGCGATTGCGGTGCGCGCGGCCGGGCAGGGCTTCGAGCTGTAA
- a CDS encoding LLM class F420-dependent oxidoreductase → MRIGLQIPSFTWPGGAAEIGARLAQIGRAADDAGFYSLWVMDHFFQIGMVGPPEEPMLEGYSALSFLAAATKRAMLGTLVTGVIYRHPGLLVKTVTTLDVLSGGRAYFGIGAAWNEQESRGLGVPFPALKTRFEQLEEALQIAHQMWRGDRTAYTGTHYQLADPLNSPQALAQPHPPIMIGGAGEQKTLRLVAQYADACNLFARMGNDVLRQKLDILKGHCDAVGRPYEAIERTALGTVQLAPGADTPASVIAQCRSLAEVGIQHVIFNMPNVHELAPLEAFGREIIPAVADL, encoded by the coding sequence ATGCGGATTGGACTACAGATCCCCAGCTTTACCTGGCCGGGTGGAGCAGCCGAAATTGGCGCGCGGCTTGCCCAGATTGGGCGGGCCGCCGATGATGCCGGGTTCTACAGCCTGTGGGTCATGGATCACTTCTTTCAGATCGGCATGGTTGGCCCGCCCGAGGAGCCGATGCTCGAGGGCTATAGCGCGCTGAGTTTTCTGGCAGCCGCGACTAAGCGGGCCATGCTGGGCACACTGGTAACGGGGGTGATCTACCGTCATCCCGGCCTGCTGGTCAAGACGGTCACGACGCTCGATGTGCTGTCGGGCGGGCGGGCGTACTTCGGCATTGGCGCGGCCTGGAACGAGCAGGAGTCGCGTGGGCTGGGCGTGCCGTTTCCAGCCTTGAAGACGCGCTTCGAGCAGCTTGAAGAGGCGCTTCAGATTGCACACCAGATGTGGCGCGGCGATCGGACGGCGTACACCGGCACACACTACCAGCTGGCCGACCCGCTGAACAGCCCGCAGGCGCTGGCCCAGCCGCACCCACCGATCATGATTGGCGGCGCTGGCGAGCAGAAGACGTTGCGGCTAGTGGCGCAGTACGCCGATGCCTGCAATCTGTTCGCGCGCATGGGCAACGATGTGCTGCGGCAGAAGCTCGATATTCTGAAAGGCCACTGCGATGCGGTGGGCCGCCCCTACGAGGCGATCGAGCGCACCGCACTCGGCACTGTGCAGCTGGCCCCTGGCGCCGATACGCCCGCCAGTGTGATTGCGCAGTGCCGCTCGCTGGCCGAGGTCGGCATCCAGCATGTGATCTTCAACATGCCGAATGTGCATGAGCTGGCGCCGCTCGAGGCGTTCGGGCGCGAGATCATCCCGGCCGTCGCCGATCTGTAG
- a CDS encoding MerR family transcriptional regulator — protein sequence MRIGEFAEQAGVTPRTIRYYEGLGLLGPNEREGHGFRYYTEAELGRLKKIDALKQLGLSLEQIGEVLPLYCDDPTGLRGKRRVLELLQAQLSDADEKISMLQRFRAELQANISRIEAFIEHKHAR from the coding sequence ATGCGTATCGGCGAGTTCGCCGAGCAGGCTGGCGTAACTCCACGAACGATCCGCTACTACGAGGGGCTTGGCTTGCTAGGCCCCAACGAGCGCGAGGGGCACGGCTTCCGCTACTACACCGAAGCCGAACTCGGCCGTCTCAAAAAAATTGACGCGCTCAAGCAGCTTGGTCTGTCGCTTGAACAGATCGGCGAGGTGCTGCCGCTCTACTGCGACGACCCGACCGGCCTGCGCGGTAAGCGCCGCGTGCTCGAGCTGCTCCAGGCCCAGTTGTCCGATGCCGACGAGAAGATCAGCATGCTTCAGCGCTTTCGCGCTGAGCTGCAGGCAAATATTAGCCGGATCGAGGCTTTTATTGAACATAAACACGCACGCTAG
- a CDS encoding HAD-IA family hydrolase: protein MIEALIFDFDGLLVDTETPAFESWRVLYNEYGHDLTLDLYQHTLGTSHGFDALAHLEALLGRPLDRAADLARRRAFKDALSADQPLLPGVLSLLEQARAAELPCAVASSSDRAWVEGWLGRLGIRPAFACVRTADDVARTKPAPDLFLSAAAGLGAAPAACLVFEDSPNGILAARAAGMRCVAVPGAVTSQLVLPASELVLPALDALPLAEILARVVG from the coding sequence ATGATTGAAGCACTGATCTTCGACTTCGACGGCCTGCTGGTCGACACCGAGACGCCTGCGTTCGAGAGCTGGCGCGTGCTCTATAACGAGTACGGCCACGACCTGACGCTCGATCTGTACCAACACACGCTAGGCACGAGCCATGGCTTCGATGCCCTGGCGCACCTCGAGGCGCTGTTGGGCCGCCCGCTCGACCGCGCGGCCGACCTGGCCCGGCGCCGGGCGTTCAAGGACGCGCTGAGCGCCGACCAGCCGCTGCTGCCTGGCGTACTGAGCCTGCTCGAGCAGGCGCGTGCGGCCGAGCTGCCTTGTGCAGTCGCCTCGAGCAGCGACCGCGCCTGGGTCGAGGGCTGGCTCGGCCGTCTGGGTATTCGACCGGCGTTCGCGTGCGTGCGCACTGCCGACGACGTGGCGCGCACCAAGCCCGCCCCCGACCTGTTTTTGAGCGCGGCGGCTGGCCTGGGTGCGGCCCCGGCCGCTTGCCTGGTGTTCGAAGACTCGCCAAACGGCATTCTGGCGGCGCGCGCGGCTGGGATGCGCTGTGTCGCCGTGCCTGGCGCCGTCACCAGCCAGCTCGTGCTGCCTGCCAGCGAGCTGGTGCTGCCCGCGCTCGACGCGCTGCCACTGGCCGAGATCCTGGCGCGTGTGGTGGGCTGA
- a CDS encoding response regulator transcription factor, which produces MITLLLVEDNERLRPALAAGLSATGAVQVVADCGSGEEALALVLAAPPQAILMDVQLAGQLNGIEAAVAIRREFPRLPVVFYSIQDDDAYYRAFRRSGILSHYAYVRKSNYLLPHMIVPLLRDALAGRSFIDPEIESRVQEVREKDEQAPMALLEPNEQAVARMLAQGMSNEQIAARLGFRDKRSISRTNGQIYAAWGLADTATDEKVARTRAALIVRAGRLIMWDDQGVPQILDARGAWVPYDLLEG; this is translated from the coding sequence ATGATCACACTTCTGCTAGTCGAAGATAACGAGCGGCTGCGGCCGGCGCTGGCGGCCGGGTTGAGTGCCACCGGCGCGGTGCAGGTCGTGGCCGATTGCGGCAGTGGCGAGGAGGCGCTGGCGCTGGTGCTGGCCGCGCCGCCGCAGGCGATCCTGATGGACGTGCAGCTGGCCGGGCAGCTGAATGGCATCGAGGCGGCCGTGGCCATCCGGCGCGAGTTCCCGCGCCTGCCGGTGGTGTTCTACTCGATTCAGGACGACGACGCCTACTACCGGGCGTTCCGCCGCTCAGGCATCCTCAGCCACTACGCCTATGTGCGCAAGTCGAACTACCTGCTGCCGCACATGATCGTGCCGCTGCTGCGCGATGCGCTGGCCGGGCGCAGCTTCATCGACCCCGAGATCGAGTCGCGCGTGCAAGAGGTGCGCGAGAAAGACGAGCAGGCACCTATGGCGCTGCTCGAACCCAACGAGCAAGCAGTGGCGCGTATGCTCGCCCAGGGCATGAGCAACGAGCAGATCGCAGCGCGGCTAGGCTTCCGCGATAAGCGCAGCATCAGCCGCACCAACGGGCAGATCTACGCCGCCTGGGGCCTGGCCGACACCGCCACCGACGAGAAGGTTGCACGGACGCGCGCGGCCCTGATTGTGCGCGCCGGCCGCCTGATCATGTGGGACGACCAGGGCGTGCCGCAGATCCTCGATGCGCGCGGCGCCTGGGTGCCGTACGATCTGTTAGAAGGGTAG